gagttactctattttagagtaaaaactactctaaaatagagtaaaccattggagatggtctaagtaCATTTGTGTCGGAGTTCCTTCGTCATCTTGTGATGTGGTTGCTTTTCAAGATTCTGGTTATTGGCTTGGTTCGATGGTCTCATGTTCTGTGTCTGAATGTAATGAATTGCCTGTTTAAGACCGGTCCAGTCTGGGTAAAGTATATATGCTctgtatcttttattttattttattttctaaaaaacaaaagtatatgcaattttaaatttaaactagattttgatccgcgcttagaaagcgcgggtttatttttgaaattaaatatttttttcttatataatttttatataaaataatgtataggTTTGAGTACATTTACTCGGACGCACTAAACCGtaccaaactgaaaaaaaaactcaaaattaagctgaatttcataaataaccgagCATATCATATATCTTTGAATAGAAACCGAATTAAGGATCAAATGAgtacttaaatttttaaaatacaaattatataccctattaaacataactaaaccattaaaaaaattatactattaatGGAACTATATGTGGTAATGATTACTTCATGTGTAAACATGTTTGAATAATCTGTCATATATTTATGGAGATTTATTGTTAGAGTAATTATATAGATTATGGGAGAATAAATAAATGagttcatttaaattatgtaaactatttatatatttagagaaatataaggtaagaacaaataaatagttaagtttaatgaaatggtccaacaaccttgtttaagtagattttttaggactcattctcttttaatagtattgattaatgAAGATCTTTTGACAGAAAAACACATATTAGATTCTAGACTAAAATGAAACTTATAACTAAGTAATATATTAGTGCTACAAAAAGTAAGATACAATCGAGTAGTTtggagtaattttttttgtcatcagttTAAAGTAATTTTAATGTGAGTAATTAATGGAGTATCtcatattaaaaaacaaaaaattatgagagaaaatgagatagCATCTCACTTGAAATATTATGGGAATCTCTATAAAATTCTTTTGCCATGTATTAGCTTATGAATGAACTAGtgtttgcacaaaaaaaaaaagaactagtgTTTTTtgaataactaaaatttaattatctgATGatgtgaaattaaaatattattattttcatgttGAGAAATCCAAATTCAGAAACTCAAGGGTGCTCTTACCATATTCAGGAAAAACATATTGGATAATTTTCTCATTTGACTTAAACTTGTTTTGATGGTTAaatattaagttataaatttggGAAgacaataaaaacaattaaaaatattatctatattattaaagccAAAATaccttttgaaaataatatatcattctatagataatttattttgttagatgTTTCTTTAGCCAAAATTACCATTATTCTCTAACCAAACTTATCATTATTCTTTCACTGGAATATTTTCTAATCAATTTTGCAATAAatttaagtatatttatttaaaagttacataaaaactagaaatattatatattcctgtatgttattatttcatttcacatacaaattataaactataaatattttattaaaacatataaagttattgttcaaatatatgttaaataatttgatgattaatattatttacacatttatatttaaattatatggaTACAACAACTTAAttttaatctaatatttttctcaaaataaacATAGAAGAAAATTTATATGGCTTATAAAAAACCCAGAGACATgtctatctattttattaaaatagaagtggATTTTATttgacataaatattttattttggaaaatctATACTAGTAAAACTGAAGTACCTTTTGAAAATAATCCTTTTCACCATAATAATTCCAACTTATGCCACTGACTtaataacaattaattaattaactataaattaattattttgttaaattattttctagtcaAACTTACCATTATTTTCTAGGGAATTTAATGAAACAAACCCTCAACTATAAGCCCATCCATATCTAaaccctcaactatgtttataattaaataattccTCAACTGAAATCAGTTACTAAATTTAACCTGCCATTGTTAAAAACGTTTGATCCCTCAATGGCCTCCGTCAGAATataagaaatattgttttttgtgTGACAAAACAACATTTTTCAAGATTCTCCAAAAAAcaacaatattttcaaaaacagtTTGACGTGTGTGATTGTTAATCTTTGTCTCCATAATTAACCCATGGAAACAAATCTCCAACTCTAAAATTAAGGCTTTTTGAGTGAGGTCATTTTAAACCCAGAAAATCAACTTACATCCAAGAAAAATAGAgcgccaacacttcacaaaaagtttacaatattttattgatttgattttctcttcttttttttttgttcaactgatttcattttctcttaATCAAAATAAAACTTAGCTTTCACAAATACCTATCACTGGACTAGCAAAACAGAGCATCATATTATACTAGAAAAACAGAGcattatatctttctttttttttcgaaaaaggGCATAACAGAGCATTATATCGTATTGGCAAAAACAGTAAAATCGTTTTaccaaaagaaaatcaaacattttaaaatgcACAACCTTTGAAAAACTTTTGAGTATCATTCTTTAAGAAAGTAGGGAGGGTTGTGTCGACTGAGTAGTAACGTCTTCTTCAACCATCacattctgttttttttcctGGTCTTCCTCGCTCGAAGTCCCTTCGGGGGTTTTGGTATGGCTTCACGCTTGCATGAACGCATACTGTGTCCAACTTGTTGACAATTGCTGCAAGTCTGTAAATGCAATTAGAATAAAGTCAAAATGATACAAGACAAATGATACTACCCaatataaaacaatgtaaacGTGCACTCAATGTTAGTACCATACTACCATTTGAActatttaagattttagggtttgtgatttttttttttgtgatatcattttttaaattctaaaaccaTGTTTGTTATTGTGCTTAATGGCAACCAAACTGTGTGTAGTTTTTGATTAAAATCTTGCTGTCTCTATATTAAATAGTACGTCCtgttattttctttcatttaaatGGTGTAAAAAAGGAAACAGTTAAGGTTTTAACGTTTTTAACGATGGAGGTTCAAATTTAATAACAGATTTTAGTTGAGGaattatttaagtataaacATATTTGATGGTTTTAATATGGATGTGCTTATAGTTGAGGGTTTGTTTCATTAAATTCCCTATTTTCTAACCATACTTATCATTATTCTCTAATTGGAATACTTTCTAGTCAAtttttacaataaaattaaactgATTTATTTAAAAGTGACATACaaactttaaatattatatatccatgtaaattattatatcatttcacatacaaaatagaaactataaatgatttttaaaacatataaagtTATTGTTcaaatatttgttatataatttaatgattAATATTATCATAAGaatacaataattaaattttaatttaatattttctacaaAAATAAACATAGAAGAAATTTTATTTGGCTTATAAAAAGATTTGAGACatctatctattttattaaaatagaagtgaATTTTATTTgacataaatatcttattttggaAATATGTATATTACTAAAAATTAAGTACATTTTGAAAATAACCCTTTTTCATCATGATAATTACAACTTGTACCACTGacttaataattattaattaattatctataaattatttatatttttagattattcTCTAGCCAAACTTATCATTATTCTCTAACCAAACTTATTATTATTCTAtaactttattattttataataaatttttacaataaAGTTAAACTGAGTTATTTAAAAGTGACATACaaactttaaatattatatatccatgtatattattatttcatttcatatacaaaatataaactataaattttgtattaaaacatataaacttaatattcaaatatatgttaaataatttgatgattaatattatttacatatatatataaattataagaataaaataatgaaattttaatttaatatgttCCTCAAAAATAAACATAGAAGAAAATTTCTTTGGCTTATAAACAATTTAGATacatatctatctattttattaaaatagaagtgaATTTTATttgacataaatattttattttagaaaaattgatttatttataaacataatagtattaatttaatttataaagaaataaattaaaaattgttaatataattaaaaaattactaatgAACGAATATGTTAGGTAACATTgcattttgattgatttagtaTTCAACCACAATATCAGCAACTACAAATTATAGACAATTCAAAACCGTCGATCTATTATAAATGTCATATACTACAAATCGAAAACAAATATCCATATAAGTTCACATATGTGCAACTATTACATTGTGAAgaattctattatatttttgtattaaaataatcACTCTTGCGGCTCCACGAGGCAAGCTCCAGTAGTTGAGTGATCCGTGTAAAACTGGGCCAACACTCTTATTCAGACAATTATGTCAAAGtatttttacaaattattaagtaaaaaaaaatgttttcggtcaaaacaaaaaatattcttttaaagaaacttttggaaaaaaataaaattaaaaataagtagAATTAGAAAAATGAGTCATCCACACATGTCTCTATCTTTCCCAGCCAAAATCACCataatgaacttttttttttattattatcttttcAAGATTCCGACAATTCCATACTCTGGATCGACCACTATATAAGAAGACGACAGAGCGATGCTTGAGATGAAGAATAGAGTCATCCTCAGCCATAGACGGAGAGAAGATAAAAGAATAACAATAATTACACGTAGATTGAAGAAACCATGGAAAGAAAGCCTTTTGAGGTTGAGACAACAAAGTCGGATGAGGATCAGAAACCCTACTCCGCTGTCGATGGCGGTGGTTCTGATTCGGTCGATTCATTTGATGAAGATCAGAAAAAGCTCGTGTACAGAGGATGGAAAGTCATGCCTTTTATCATTGGTAACGCTTATTTTCTTCTCTATTCAGACactccttttttattttattgtgtgTCTGCTTCTCTCAACACGGTCCAGAAACTAAATAAAGATGTGGAAAATAAACTAGAACATGTTGTCCGTGAAATTTAAAAAgtacttttcttttctcttcttctctttgacTGAAAACGATTGAAACCAGGATCAACCAAATCTACCAGATCTAGAGAAAGGTGTTATTACAActttttttcattaataatgctttttaatttttagttttatacgCTTAAAGACAAAGTTATTTAGTTTCTGGGAGTTACAgcagttaaaagttaaaacaaaagGAATAAAGTTTCAAGTTAAAGAAGCACTGAAAGTACAACTTCGATTCGTGTGTGTTTCGGTTTAAAAGTTGTGAATTAAAAAGTTTGTTACTGTATGGGAAACCCGTTTTTCCCTTTGACTACTGATTCATTTATTgtgaaaaagaaattaataatgATTCTTGTTCTTTTTACAGGTAATGAAACATTTGAGAAGATTGGGATCATTGGGACATTATCAAACCTTCTTGTGTACCTAACTCAAGTATTCAACCTCAAGAAATACACAGCTGCAACCATCATCAATGCCTTTAGTGGCACCATCAACTTCGGCACTTTCCTCGCTGCTTTCCTCTGCGACACTTACTTTGGTCGCTACAAGACTCTCAGTGTTGCTGTCATCGCTTGTTTTCTGGTACCTACTAATGCTGTTCTTAACGGTTTTGTTTTTCGTCATTActcttattctttttttctttttgctaaacCGTGTTTTATCTTTTGTAGGGATCGCTTGCGATACTACTCACGGCAGCAGTTCCGGGACTGCACCCGACTCCTTGTGGAACAAAAAGTTCATGCGAAGGGCCAGGTGCGGGGCAGATTTTGTTTCTGATGTTGGGTTTAGCGCTTCTTGTGGTTGGTGCTGGTGGTATCAGGCCGTGTAACTTGGCGTTTGGTGCCGATCAGTTCAACCCCAAGTCCGAATCAGGAAAGAAAGGAATCAACAGTTTCTTCAACTGGTACTTCTTCACTTTCACGTTCGCGCAGATCATCTCGCTCACGCTAGTTGTGTATATCCAGTCGAATGTGAGCTGGACCATCGGTTTGAGTATCCCCGTGGGTCTCATGTTCTTGGCTTGCGTCATTTTCTTCGCTGGTCATAAACTTTATGTAAAAGTGAAAGCCTCGGGTAGTCCCTTGGCTGGTATAGCTCGTGTTATAGCAGCCGCGATCTCGAAACGAGGATTGAAGCCGGTTAAGCAGCCTTGGGTCGATCTTTACAATCACATTCCTCGTAACTATGCAAACTTAACCCTAAAATACACCGACCAGTTCAGGTATACTCAATAGTTCTGTCTCTATTGCTTTATATCTTGGCACAGCCGGATGGATGCCTTgacttctaaatatttttaaaatgggtCGTATAGACCCACCCCAGGTTGTCAAATTTTGTTTAccgaaatatatattttttatttaccaaaatatttttaaaatgggcCCGGTTGGAAACAAAATGCTGAAAACTAAATGTTGGTTTTGTTTGTTATATTGTTAGGTTTCTAGACAAAGCAGCGATAATGACACCTGAGGACAAGTTGAACTCTGATGGAACAGCTTCGGATCCATGGAAACTATGTACGATGCAGCAAGTGGAAGAAGTGAAATGCATTATAAGAGTGATTCCGATCTGGTTTGCTTGCGCTATCTACTACCTTGCAATAAGCATTCAAATGACTTATCCCGTCTTCCAAGCGCAACAGAGCGACAGGAGATTAGGTACCGGTGGCTTCAAGATCCCCGCAGCCACCTACGTAGTTTTCTTGATGACCGGTATGACGGTTTTCATCATAATCTACGACCGTGTCCTTGTCCCGTCGCTCAAAAGAGTGACCGGTCTAGACACTGGTATAACACTCTTGCAAAGGATCGGAGCGGGGATCTTCTTTGCGGTGTTGAGTTTATTGGTCTCCGGGTTCATAGAGGAACGTAGAAGAAGCATTGCGCTGACAAAACAGACTCTAGGGATGGAGCCTCGAACAGGAGAGATCTCATCAATGTCGGCGATGTGGCTGATTCCGCAGCTGGTTCTTGCAGGGATAGCTGAAGCGTTTACAGCCATTGGACAGATGGAGTTTTACTACAAGCAGTTTCCTGAGAACATGAGGAGCTTTGCTGGTTCTATCTTCTATGTCGGTGCGGGGGTTTCTAGCTACCTCGCTAGCTTCTTGATCTCCACTGTTCATCGGACAACTGAACATTCACCTTCGGGGAACTGGTTAGCTGAGGATCTGAACAAGGCCAAGTTGGATTACTTCTATTTCATGCTCACGGGGCTCATGTTCGTTAACATGGTTTACTTCTTGATAATGGCTAAGTTTTATAGATACAAAGGCAGTGATGATAAAGTCATCTCTGCTATTGAGACCAGTGAAGACGAGACCAAGCAGAAGCAAGCGAAGAACTCGGTTTAATCTGTAAacctttattatttattttcggtCATCTAATTCAGTCTCATCTTTGTTGTTGTACTGTACTCCTTAGATCAAATGAATGATTGTAAAACAAGATTTTGTTGCTCGGTTTTATTATACATGGCAGAACAAATCACTAAAAGAAGAAGACTACTACAAGGAttctagatatatatatatatatatatatatgtatgcaaCATCTACGTATCAAACTAGTAGAGACCTCCATGAAGGAACAGAGACCTCCATGATGGTCCATCAACGTGACTCTTCAGCGTGTGAAGCTCCCGCAACAGAGATCAAAAGACAAAGGGGAGCAAAGGTTGGAGTTTTTGGGTTTGAGATACTTACCTAGAGCCAGCTCTTGGCTTCATCCATTTGGCTAAGTTTGTAACCGCTGatcttttgtttattacttaaaaacTGAATTATCTTTTGATATTTACAAAATGCCATCGAAAAGATATTTACTAAAACCATATATTTTTGGCATTTTGCTTCAGAACTTTAAGGCAACGATGAATTTATGGCATCTCAGTGTGCCAGTGCAATGGTTGAGATCAATATAAAGACTTTGGATTCTCAGACGCACACCTTACATGTCGATTAATGCGTAAGCTTATAGACATTTCTTTATCATGatttcttataatttaaaaaggAATTTGCCAAAAGTAACCCActacttgattttaaccccaaacctatacccaaacttgaatcaaatacaaaactaacataAAAATCTTGTGAAATTACGATCTAACCcattgtgaccaaacaaaaaaacagaagccatttttacgaatataacccgagtaagtcgtctgagatgttgaaAGTCGTATGGTACCagtttatcttaaaaataatttataaattttgtaaaaaatattttgatgagtgaaaaatataaatcatgtaattataaacagttttaagtgatataaattaagatatgataaaattgatttgttttcaagataggtgagtggaagtagtgaatcatgatattctttggtttcggggtttggcaaacatatgttgtagtattgtatgtattcttagggttataTTTTGGAaagattaaatgtttttttcaaaaattaatttgcacctatatgtgtttatttttgtgtatctatactattatttgagaagtgaatttgctgatttgtcatcttctccatgattttagttaatttgcttattttgtctttttccataattttaagatattttactgatttgtcatattttccaagattttagttaatttatttacttgTATCTTTTTCATAATCTTAGGATACATCATTAATTtacttaatattattatttaaatttttattttgatatatatatatttatcatgatatttaatataattaataaatatttaactattgaaacgatatatatacaagtattatttttaaatgtatatttaatatataattattatgaatagatattaacaatatctagcgataatatcatcattacttttatcttatattaattttataattttaatgactaatattatagccaatttctctgatttttattggaattattgatcaaatacagattattaaaaaaaagttatatataagtatactaaTATATCTGAATTAATCGGTTTcattggtttattcggtttgattGCTTAATATATTGAACCATATTCATATACTTCACTTTCTTAAAATAACATTCATTTGGTTTATTCAGTAGAACTAAATCCAAATTAATTTCTTtatttcagtttggtttggttttaaataGTTCGGTTTTACCAGATTGAACACTTCTAAACTATCTTTATTTTGTTAatcttttatatttgtgatttttatcaTCCTTTCAGTACCACATGATTTCTTTTCAGTCAAAATAcaatatatgttaatttcaatacaaatttcgtaatttaattattactatAGAAAAGATTTTGATCTAAAATATAcatcttataaataaaaatatgaaacaaaagagcataatttaatacattgattaccaatatgaatattaaaattttatattttataataatttaaatttttatctaattgaatttttattattttataaaaataaaagttagaatttaaaatttttaaatatattaatctgCACAAGGTGCGGGACACCAACTAGTAGTAAAAaaattttcaagtttgatttgattttatgaagtgtttaattagataattaagtttaggggttatgtttagggtgtggacgacttatatttcagtcatctggtgaataattttacccagacgacttatatttcagtcgtccgaatattcccgcctaaaatttttttaaaacaatttccCATTTAAA
This genomic interval from Brassica napus cultivar Da-Ae chromosome A6, Da-Ae, whole genome shotgun sequence contains the following:
- the LOC106410496 gene encoding protein NRT1/ PTR FAMILY 2.10-like; the protein is MERKPFEVETTKSDEDQKPYSAVDGGGSDSVDSFDEDQKKLVYRGWKVMPFIIGNETFEKIGIIGTLSNLLVYLTQVFNLKKYTAATIINAFSGTINFGTFLAAFLCDTYFGRYKTLSVAVIACFLGSLAILLTAAVPGLHPTPCGTKSSCEGPGAGQILFLMLGLALLVVGAGGIRPCNLAFGADQFNPKSESGKKGINSFFNWYFFTFTFAQIISLTLVVYIQSNVSWTIGLSIPVGLMFLACVIFFAGHKLYVKVKASGSPLAGIARVIAAAISKRGLKPVKQPWVDLYNHIPRNYANLTLKYTDQFRFLDKAAIMTPEDKLNSDGTASDPWKLCTMQQVEEVKCIIRVIPIWFACAIYYLAISIQMTYPVFQAQQSDRRLGTGGFKIPAATYVVFLMTGMTVFIIIYDRVLVPSLKRVTGLDTGITLLQRIGAGIFFAVLSLLVSGFIEERRRSIALTKQTLGMEPRTGEISSMSAMWLIPQLVLAGIAEAFTAIGQMEFYYKQFPENMRSFAGSIFYVGAGVSSYLASFLISTVHRTTEHSPSGNWLAEDLNKAKLDYFYFMLTGLMFVNMVYFLIMAKFYRYKGSDDKVISAIETSEDETKQKQAKNSV